Proteins co-encoded in one Methylomonas albis genomic window:
- the rpsH gene encoding 30S ribosomal protein S8, translating to MSMTDPIADMLTRIRNGQSAGKKSVKIPSSKLKLAIARVLKDEGYIADFKTEVTGCHTEMTVELKYYNGVPVIESVKRVSRPGLRIYKSKDELPKVLGGLGIAIVSTSNGVMTDRAARAIGHGGEVICTVC from the coding sequence ATGAGTATGACAGATCCAATAGCAGATATGCTAACCAGAATTAGAAATGGTCAATCTGCTGGAAAGAAAAGTGTAAAAATCCCTTCATCCAAGTTAAAGCTCGCTATCGCGAGGGTTTTGAAAGATGAGGGTTATATCGCCGATTTTAAAACTGAAGTGACTGGTTGCCATACAGAAATGACCGTAGAGTTGAAATACTACAACGGAGTTCCTGTTATCGAGAGCGTTAAGCGAGTTAGCCGTCCTGGTCTTAGAATTTATAAGTCTAAAGACGAGTTGCCCAAAGTGTTAGGTGGTTTAGGTATCGCTATAGTTTCAACCTCGAATGGTGTTATGACGGATCGCGCTGCTCGTGCTATTGGGCATGGCGGCGAAGTCATATGCACTGTCTGCTAA
- the rplF gene encoding 50S ribosomal protein L6, with the protein MSRVANAPITLPSGVDVKVDGKQMIVNGKLGQLVFDLCDAVDLEIESNVIRVKWDDSVKGAKAHAGTARASINNMVKGVSEGFVKKMLLVGVGYRAQVKDNLLTLSLGYSNPVEYLIPEGVTVDAPTQTELHVKSNDKQKVGQVASEIRAFRPPEPYKGKGVRIADEYVARKEAKKK; encoded by the coding sequence ATGTCTAGAGTAGCTAACGCGCCTATAACTTTGCCATCAGGAGTTGATGTGAAGGTTGACGGCAAGCAAATGATCGTTAACGGCAAATTGGGTCAACTCGTGTTTGATCTTTGTGATGCCGTTGATCTTGAAATTGAGTCTAATGTAATCAGGGTTAAATGGGATGATAGCGTAAAAGGCGCTAAGGCTCATGCTGGTACAGCCAGGGCTTCAATTAACAATATGGTTAAAGGGGTTTCTGAGGGCTTCGTCAAAAAGATGTTGTTGGTTGGGGTTGGATATAGAGCTCAAGTTAAAGACAATCTTTTAACACTGTCCTTGGGGTACTCTAATCCTGTTGAATATTTAATCCCTGAAGGCGTAACTGTTGACGCTCCAACGCAAACAGAATTGCATGTGAAAAGTAATGATAAACAGAAAGTCGGCCAGGTCGCATCTGAGATCAGAGCTTTTCGTCCGCCCGAGCCGTACAAAGGTAAAGGTGTGAGAATAGCCGACGAATACGTGGCTAGAAAAGAAGCCAAAAAGAAATAG
- the rplR gene encoding 50S ribosomal protein L18, whose amino-acid sequence MDKKSSRLKRALRLRCKIKKLNVHRLTIHRTSQHIYAQVLSVDGKVTLAAASTLQADVKGGLSNTSNIKAATEVGRIVAERAIAAGVTQVAFDRSGFKYHGRVKALADAAREAGLKF is encoded by the coding sequence ATGGATAAGAAGTCTTCAAGATTAAAAAGAGCGTTAAGGCTGCGCTGCAAAATCAAAAAGTTAAATGTACACAGACTTACTATACATAGAACTTCTCAGCACATTTATGCTCAGGTTCTTAGTGTCGACGGCAAGGTGACTCTCGCAGCTGCTTCGACGTTACAGGCTGACGTTAAAGGTGGGCTAAGTAATACAAGTAATATTAAGGCTGCTACCGAAGTGGGTCGTATTGTTGCTGAGCGAGCGATTGCGGCTGGTGTAACTCAAGTTGCATTTGATCGCTCTGGTTTTAAATATCATGGCCGCGTAAAGGCGTTAGCAGACGCTGCGCGTGAAGCTGGCTTGAAGTTTTAG
- the rpsE gene encoding 30S ribosomal protein S5 — MATAPSQGSTDGLQEKLVSVRRVAKVVKGGRVFGFAALTVVGDGDGRVGYGVSKAREVPVAIQKSLEQARKNMRKVSLKEGTLQYSIMSSTGAAKVYMQPASEGTGIIAGGAMRAVFEVVGVHNVLAKCIGTNNPINVVRATINGLTAMHDAKKIAAKRGLTVEKLTG; from the coding sequence ATGGCAACAGCACCATCTCAAGGTAGTACAGACGGATTGCAGGAAAAATTAGTTTCAGTAAGACGTGTTGCAAAGGTTGTTAAAGGCGGTAGGGTTTTTGGTTTTGCTGCGCTAACGGTTGTCGGCGACGGTGACGGTCGTGTCGGTTATGGTGTATCCAAAGCTAGAGAAGTGCCCGTTGCAATTCAAAAATCGCTTGAACAGGCTAGAAAGAATATGCGCAAAGTGTCATTGAAAGAAGGTACTTTGCAATATTCAATCATGTCGAGCACAGGCGCTGCTAAAGTTTACATGCAGCCCGCTTCGGAAGGTACGGGAATCATCGCCGGCGGTGCCATGCGTGCGGTGTTTGAAGTAGTCGGCGTACATAATGTGTTAGCTAAATGTATCGGAACAAATAACCCGATTAACGTTGTGCGCGCCACAATTAACGGTTTGACTGCAATGCATGATGCTAAGAAAATCGCAGCGAAGCGCGGTTTAACTGTTGAAAAACTAACAGGGTAA
- the rpmD gene encoding 50S ribosomal protein L30, which produces MNGKKLSVMMTKSKNGRLKSHQQCLKGLGLSRIRQVVEVIDTPENRGMINKIAYMLKVEEV; this is translated from the coding sequence ATGAATGGCAAAAAATTAAGCGTAATGATGACTAAGAGTAAAAATGGTCGCTTAAAGAGTCATCAGCAATGTTTGAAAGGATTGGGTCTGAGCAGAATTAGGCAAGTTGTCGAAGTTATTGACACGCCTGAGAATCGCGGAATGATCAATAAAATCGCATATATGCTAAAAGTCGAGGAAGTTTAA
- the rplO gene encoding 50S ribosomal protein L15 yields the protein MYLNTIQAACGARKKAKRVGRGIGSTDGKTCGRGHKGQKARSGGFHKVGFEGGQMPLQRRLPKVGFTSRIKKFTAEVRLAEIDALQADVVDIQLLINENVIPAFSKKVKVINTGIVSRSLTLKGLGVTVGAKLTIEAAGGKVEA from the coding sequence ATGTATCTCAATACAATACAAGCGGCGTGTGGCGCAAGAAAAAAAGCGAAACGCGTTGGGCGTGGCATAGGATCTACAGATGGCAAAACTTGCGGTAGAGGGCATAAAGGACAAAAAGCTCGCTCTGGTGGATTCCATAAAGTTGGGTTTGAGGGCGGTCAGATGCCGTTGCAGCGTAGACTGCCGAAAGTTGGCTTTACCTCTAGGATTAAAAAATTTACTGCCGAAGTTCGTTTAGCAGAAATTGATGCCCTGCAAGCCGATGTTGTCGATATTCAATTATTGATTAACGAAAACGTTATTCCCGCATTTTCGAAAAAAGTTAAAGTAATTAACACTGGGATTGTTTCTCGATCCCTTACTTTAAAAGGACTCGGTGTAACAGTTGGTGCGAAATTAACTATTGAAGCTGCTGGTGGCAAAGTCGAGGCTTAA
- the secY gene encoding preprotein translocase subunit SecY: MSAKGFDVSAGTFRFGELKSRLLFVLGAFIVYRIGAHIPVPGIDPKALSIMFEQQSGSILNMFNMFSGGALMRLSLFALGIMPYISASIIMQLMTIVIPAMEQLKKEGESGRRKISQYTRYGTVVLAMFQSIGISVALQNQTAGGLAVVIQPGMSFILITTITLVTGTIFLMWLGEQVTERGIGNGISLIIFAGIVSGLPSAIGGTLELARTGEMNGAFIVVLFALSIVVTGIVVFVERGQRRITINYPKRQQGNKVYSGQSSFLPLKLNMAGVIPPIFASSIILFPATIAGWFGNVDGFSWLQDISSVLSPGQPVYVLCYALAIVFFCFFYTALVFNSKETAENLKKSGAYLPGIRPGAHTTSYIDKVMTRLTLIGAVYITLICLLPEFLIVYWNVPFSFGGTSLLIIVVVVMDFISQMQTHLMSQQYEGLMKKANLKKS, translated from the coding sequence GTGAGTGCGAAAGGGTTTGATGTTTCTGCCGGCACATTTCGGTTTGGTGAGCTTAAGTCTAGGCTACTTTTCGTTCTAGGTGCGTTTATCGTATACAGAATAGGTGCTCATATTCCTGTGCCGGGAATTGATCCTAAAGCGTTGTCAATAATGTTTGAACAGCAGTCCGGTTCCATCTTAAACATGTTTAACATGTTTTCAGGTGGAGCGCTTATGCGTTTGAGTCTTTTTGCTTTAGGCATAATGCCTTACATCTCAGCATCTATCATCATGCAGCTTATGACTATTGTCATTCCTGCTATGGAGCAATTGAAAAAGGAAGGGGAGTCTGGGCGCCGAAAAATTTCCCAGTATACTCGCTATGGCACTGTGGTCTTGGCGATGTTTCAATCAATAGGTATATCGGTAGCGCTACAAAATCAAACCGCTGGCGGATTGGCGGTAGTTATACAGCCCGGTATGAGTTTTATACTCATTACCACCATAACGCTAGTTACCGGGACCATATTCTTAATGTGGCTTGGTGAGCAGGTTACTGAGAGGGGTATAGGTAACGGTATTTCGTTAATTATTTTCGCTGGTATCGTATCGGGATTGCCCTCAGCCATTGGCGGGACGTTAGAATTGGCTCGTACCGGAGAGATGAACGGAGCCTTTATTGTTGTTCTGTTCGCGCTGTCTATAGTTGTTACAGGTATTGTTGTTTTTGTTGAAAGAGGACAAAGACGTATAACCATTAATTACCCGAAACGGCAGCAAGGCAATAAAGTTTATTCCGGGCAGAGTTCGTTTTTGCCGCTTAAGTTGAATATGGCTGGAGTGATACCACCTATTTTCGCTTCAAGCATCATACTCTTTCCTGCGACCATAGCTGGCTGGTTTGGTAACGTTGATGGTTTTTCCTGGCTCCAGGATATCTCTTCTGTCCTCTCTCCAGGCCAGCCTGTCTATGTTTTGTGTTACGCATTAGCGATAGTTTTCTTCTGTTTCTTTTATACGGCTTTGGTCTTCAATTCAAAAGAAACGGCTGAGAACTTAAAAAAATCTGGCGCGTATCTGCCTGGCATCAGGCCGGGTGCTCATACGACTAGCTACATAGATAAGGTCATGACTAGGTTAACGTTGATCGGTGCGGTTTACATCACGCTAATCTGTTTGTTGCCTGAGTTTCTAATTGTTTATTGGAACGTGCCGTTCTCGTTTGGTGGCACCTCTCTGTTGATTATTGTTGTTGTTGTCATGGACTTTATCTCGCAAATGCAGACACATTTGATGTCTCAACAATACGAAGGCTTGATGAAAAAAGCCAATCTGAAAAAATCTTAA
- the rpmJ gene encoding 50S ribosomal protein L36 produces the protein MKVRASIKTICKSCKVIKRNGVVRVICKDGRHKQRQG, from the coding sequence GTGAAAGTACGAGCTTCAATTAAAACCATATGCAAAAGTTGTAAAGTAATTAAAAGAAACGGTGTCGTCCGAGTTATCTGCAAAGATGGCAGGCATAAACAGCGTCAAGGCTAA
- the rpsM gene encoding 30S ribosomal protein S13: protein MARIAGINVADHKHAEIALTAIYGVGRQTARNICGEVGVQPTVKIRDLSEEQVEAIRKVISAMTVEGDLRREVSMNIKRLMDLGCYRGIRHRRGLPLRGQRTRTNARTRKGPRKSVTK, encoded by the coding sequence ATGGCTCGTATTGCCGGTATAAACGTGGCGGACCATAAGCATGCGGAGATAGCGTTGACTGCTATCTATGGAGTTGGCAGGCAAACTGCTAGAAATATCTGCGGTGAAGTTGGGGTTCAGCCAACCGTCAAGATTCGGGACCTTTCTGAGGAGCAAGTCGAAGCAATACGTAAGGTTATTTCTGCGATGACTGTTGAAGGCGATCTTCGCAGAGAGGTTTCAATGAATATTAAAAGATTAATGGATCTTGGTTGTTATCGTGGTATCAGGCACCGTCGTGGTTTGCCATTGAGAGGACAAAGAACCAGAACCAACGCACGGACTCGTAAAGGTCCGCGTAAGTCAGTTACTAAATAA
- the rpsK gene encoding 30S ribosomal protein S11: MATQNRVKKRIKREVADGIVHVHASFNNTIVTITDRKGNALSWATSGGSGFRGSRKSTPFAAQVAAEKAGSVAQEYGMKNLDVMIKGPGPGRESAVRSLNSMGFKISNIVDVTPIPHNGCRPPKKRRV, from the coding sequence ATGGCAACCCAGAATAGAGTTAAAAAGCGTATTAAGAGAGAGGTCGCGGACGGTATAGTTCACGTGCATGCTTCCTTTAATAATACAATCGTTACTATTACAGACAGAAAAGGTAACGCGTTATCTTGGGCAACCTCTGGCGGATCCGGTTTTCGAGGTTCGCGCAAAAGTACACCTTTCGCTGCTCAGGTAGCTGCCGAGAAAGCTGGGTCTGTAGCCCAGGAATACGGCATGAAGAATCTTGATGTTATGATCAAAGGCCCTGGGCCTGGTAGGGAATCTGCTGTTCGTTCCTTGAACAGTATGGGATTCAAAATTTCAAATATCGTGGACGTGACTCCTATACCTCATAATGGTTGCCGCCCACCCAAAAAACGTCGTGTTTAG
- the rpsD gene encoding 30S ribosomal protein S4 has translation MARYLGPACKLSRREGTDLFLKSRGKSLESKCKLEQRPGQHGAKRTRNSDYAMQLRAKQRLRRIYGVLEKQFRNYYKAADLQKGATGQNLLDFLESRLDNVVYRMGYAATRAEARQLVSHKAILVNDRLINIPSFQVAAGDTIKIREKAKSQQRIKDSLVVTEQYGFPVWVEVNSKEMSGTFKSVPDRVDLGSDINEQLVVELYSK, from the coding sequence ATGGCAAGATATCTTGGTCCTGCTTGCAAGCTGAGTCGTAGGGAAGGTACTGATTTATTTTTGAAAAGCAGAGGGAAGTCTCTGGAAAGCAAATGTAAATTGGAACAAAGACCTGGTCAACATGGCGCTAAGCGTACAAGGAATTCTGATTATGCTATGCAGCTCCGCGCTAAACAGCGCTTGCGTCGCATATACGGAGTGTTGGAAAAGCAATTCCGGAACTATTACAAAGCCGCCGACTTACAAAAGGGCGCGACTGGTCAAAATCTTCTAGATTTCTTGGAGTCGCGGTTAGATAACGTTGTTTATCGTATGGGTTACGCGGCGACTCGCGCGGAAGCTAGGCAATTAGTGTCTCATAAAGCTATTTTGGTGAACGATAGGTTAATTAATATTCCGTCTTTCCAAGTTGCTGCAGGCGATACAATCAAGATCAGGGAAAAGGCTAAAAGTCAACAACGGATCAAGGATTCACTGGTTGTGACAGAACAATACGGTTTTCCAGTTTGGGTTGAAGTAAATTCGAAAGAGATGAGTGGAACATTCAAGTCGGTGCCTGATCGTGTAGATTTGGGTTCTGACATCAATGAACAGCTGGTTGTTGAGCTTTATTCTAAGTAA
- a CDS encoding DNA-directed RNA polymerase subunit alpha, protein MQSSIVGLLKPRLVEVINESANHSRIVIEPLERGFGHSLGNALRRVMLSSIPGCAVTEISIESVLHEYTTIEGVQEDVIDIILNLKKLAVVVHSKDEVTLTLSKNGVGVVTARDIDLPHNVELINPDLIIANINNQDCSLNIKIKVERGRGYVPSSLRKEMYDDAPVGVLMVDAAFSPIVKVAYHVESTRVEQRTNLDRLVIELETNGTVDPEQAIKLAASILHDQLSVFVDFEKVNEQIQEEVAVEEESFDPVLLRPVDDLELTVRSANCLKAENIFYIGDLIQRTEVELLRTPNLGKKSLTEIKDILAIKGLSLGMRLENWPPENLADQSQAGI, encoded by the coding sequence ATGCAGAGTTCTATTGTTGGCCTACTGAAGCCTAGACTTGTCGAGGTGATAAACGAATCGGCCAACCACTCGAGAATCGTTATCGAACCTCTGGAACGTGGCTTCGGTCATTCTTTAGGTAATGCTTTGAGGAGGGTTATGCTTTCCTCAATTCCGGGTTGCGCAGTTACAGAAATCTCTATCGAAAGCGTATTGCACGAATACACCACTATAGAGGGCGTTCAGGAAGATGTCATTGACATAATATTGAATCTTAAAAAGTTGGCTGTTGTTGTTCATTCTAAAGATGAAGTAACCCTGACCCTGTCGAAAAATGGGGTAGGTGTAGTTACTGCTCGAGATATCGATTTGCCTCATAACGTCGAGTTAATCAACCCAGATTTGATCATTGCTAACATCAATAATCAGGATTGCTCGCTAAACATCAAGATTAAAGTTGAAAGAGGCAGAGGATACGTTCCTTCCAGTCTTAGGAAAGAGATGTACGACGATGCGCCTGTTGGTGTGCTCATGGTCGATGCCGCTTTCAGTCCTATAGTGAAAGTCGCTTATCATGTAGAAAGTACTCGTGTAGAACAACGTACAAACCTGGATAGACTTGTTATTGAATTAGAGACAAATGGCACAGTTGACCCTGAACAAGCGATTAAATTAGCTGCGTCTATTTTACATGATCAGCTATCTGTTTTTGTCGATTTCGAAAAGGTAAACGAACAAATACAGGAAGAAGTTGCTGTCGAAGAGGAGTCGTTCGATCCTGTATTGTTGCGTCCTGTAGATGATTTGGAGTTAACAGTACGTTCTGCTAACTGCCTGAAAGCGGAAAATATTTTCTATATTGGGGATTTGATTCAACGCACTGAAGTAGAGCTGTTGAGAACACCGAATCTTGGTAAGAAGTCATTAACAGAAATTAAAGATATTCTTGCAATTAAAGGTCTGTCATTGGGTATGCGGTTGGAAAACTGGCCACCTGAAAATCTGGCTGATCAATCGCAAGCTGGAATTTGA
- the rplQ gene encoding 50S ribosomal protein L17 — protein MRHRKSGRQLNKNSSHRKALFSNMACSLFRHELIKTTLPKAKELRVIAEPLITLSKIDSVAKRRQAFSKLRDRDVVTKLFNELGPRYQSRSGGYLRIIKCGFRSGDDAPMAYVELVDRPEPAESEE, from the coding sequence ATGAGACACCGTAAATCTGGAAGACAGTTAAATAAGAATAGCAGCCACCGAAAAGCGCTATTTAGTAACATGGCGTGCTCGCTATTTAGACATGAGTTAATCAAAACTACTTTGCCAAAAGCAAAGGAATTGCGTGTAATTGCGGAGCCTTTGATTACCCTGTCTAAAATTGATTCGGTTGCAAAACGTCGTCAGGCCTTTTCTAAGTTGCGTGATAGAGATGTTGTAACTAAATTATTTAACGAACTTGGTCCAAGATACCAATCCAGAAGCGGTGGGTACTTGAGGATTATTAAGTGTGGATTCAGGTCCGGTGATGACGCGCCTATGGCATATGTCGAGCTGGTTGATAGGCCGGAACCAGCAGAATCGGAAGAATAA
- a CDS encoding type I glyceraldehyde-3-phosphate dehydrogenase: MSLNIGIVGLGRIGRGVLRGNFAQTKGGRFDIRVVCDVMTIDHVAYLLANDSTYGRPPFNVDCDGDDLIIDGKRVRYQRVDRRRSTPDDDSFAALRQCNLDVLFDATGTASISDFRSLINQDVAKKVLCTWNVSGCDISVVFGVNHSAYDPAHHDVISASTCTGNALAPVCHVLDKHIGIDYARAITIHPQLSDQRVLDGYHASSQLGRGCASSIIPTSTNVGKSTTLVLPRLQGKLEAMSYRVPTAIVSVIDLTATLSRKTSLEECIELFKDYANNQLAGIIHCDYGAWGHQKASIDYMETEYSSILLMHHLSVSQGRQLGLSLMHDNEHAYCCRVLDVLGVIQTTR; this comes from the coding sequence ATGAGCCTTAACATCGGGATCGTCGGCTTAGGCAGAATCGGCCGAGGCGTGTTAAGGGGGAATTTTGCGCAAACCAAAGGCGGCAGATTTGACATACGCGTGGTATGCGACGTCATGACTATAGACCACGTTGCTTATCTATTGGCCAACGATAGCACCTATGGCCGCCCTCCGTTTAATGTGGATTGCGACGGTGATGATCTGATCATAGACGGCAAAAGGGTTCGCTATCAAAGGGTCGACCGGCGGCGAAGTACTCCCGATGATGACAGCTTTGCCGCACTGCGCCAATGTAATCTTGATGTCTTATTTGACGCCACCGGCACCGCCAGCATCAGCGACTTTCGTAGCTTGATAAATCAGGATGTCGCGAAAAAAGTGCTCTGCACTTGGAATGTAAGTGGATGCGATATTAGCGTGGTATTCGGTGTCAATCACTCGGCGTACGACCCGGCACACCACGATGTAATCTCGGCCAGCACATGCACGGGCAATGCACTGGCACCTGTCTGTCATGTGCTTGATAAACATATTGGTATCGATTACGCCCGAGCCATCACTATCCATCCGCAACTTTCGGATCAACGCGTTTTAGATGGCTACCACGCATCATCCCAACTTGGCAGGGGGTGTGCGTCTTCAATTATCCCAACCAGCACGAATGTCGGCAAATCCACAACATTGGTTCTACCGAGACTACAGGGCAAATTGGAAGCAATGTCTTACAGAGTGCCAACCGCAATTGTCTCCGTTATTGATTTGACTGCCACTCTTTCCCGAAAAACTTCTTTGGAAGAATGCATAGAACTGTTTAAAGATTACGCCAACAATCAATTAGCCGGCATCATTCATTGTGACTATGGCGCATGGGGACACCAGAAAGCCAGCATCGATTATATGGAAACCGAATATTCTTCAATCCTTTTAATGCATCATCTCTCTGTCAGCCAAGGACGCCAACTTGGTTTATCTTTGATGCATGACAATGAGCACGCCTATTGCTGCCGCGTACTGGATGTATTAGGCGTTATACAAACAACGCGTTAG
- a CDS encoding Smr/MutS family protein has protein sequence MTKKTTSTDDALLFRNMVGKVKPIDTNTVILKPDKKPRPIPLFKPLEQVDPLQKDVEGNLETLFQEDKIAFLVPGMQKNVLRKLRKGYYGLDADIDLHGLSSRDAQQQLLRFLHYCVEDGYRCVLIIHGKGYNSPDNQPILKNDINLWLRQHKDVLAFCSAPPKAGGAGALFVLLRLSEKFVTSEEEA, from the coding sequence GTGACAAAAAAAACCACTTCCACAGACGACGCGCTCTTGTTTCGAAACATGGTGGGCAAAGTAAAACCCATAGACACCAACACGGTGATTCTTAAGCCTGATAAAAAACCACGGCCGATACCCTTATTTAAACCGCTGGAACAGGTTGATCCTTTACAAAAGGATGTTGAAGGCAACTTGGAAACCTTGTTTCAAGAAGACAAAATAGCCTTCTTGGTGCCGGGCATGCAAAAAAACGTACTCAGAAAGCTGCGTAAAGGATATTACGGCTTGGATGCCGATATAGATCTACATGGCTTAAGCAGTCGCGACGCACAACAGCAACTATTGCGTTTTTTACACTATTGCGTTGAGGACGGTTATCGTTGCGTACTGATTATTCATGGCAAGGGCTACAATTCACCCGACAATCAACCGATCTTGAAAAATGATATAAATCTCTGGCTACGCCAACATAAAGATGTACTGGCGTTTTGCTCGGCACCACCCAAAGCTGGTGGCGCAGGGGCCTTGTTCGTGCTATTACGCTTATCAGAAAAATTTGTTACATCCGAAGAAGAGGCTTAA
- the surE gene encoding 5'/3'-nucleotidase SurE — MHILISNDDGYLAQGINTLAEALSQYADVSVVAPDKNRSAASNSLTLDMPLRATQCENGFVRVDGTPTDCVHLAITGLLAHEPDMVFAGINHGANLGDDVLYSGTVAAATEGRFLGLPAVAISLASSDPKHFDTAAHVAVILMQKILNHPLPEDTLLNVNVPDLPIAELKGYQSTRLGQRHKAEAVIRSQDPRGHVIYWVGPPGSEQDAGPGTDFDAIRNGYVSVTPLQLDLTRYERLEGLRDWLALEVPL; from the coding sequence ATGCACATACTAATCAGCAACGACGACGGTTATTTAGCGCAAGGCATCAATACGCTGGCGGAGGCTCTAAGCCAATACGCCGATGTGTCGGTGGTGGCGCCGGATAAAAATCGTAGTGCCGCAAGCAATTCTTTGACCTTGGATATGCCCTTGCGGGCCACTCAATGCGAGAACGGCTTTGTTAGGGTGGACGGTACGCCTACGGATTGCGTGCATCTGGCGATTACCGGATTATTGGCGCACGAACCTGATATGGTTTTTGCCGGTATCAACCATGGGGCTAATCTTGGCGATGATGTGCTTTATTCGGGCACGGTCGCGGCGGCAACCGAGGGGCGTTTTCTGGGATTACCTGCGGTGGCCATATCTTTGGCTTCCAGCGATCCCAAGCATTTCGATACGGCAGCTCATGTAGCCGTGATATTAATGCAAAAAATACTGAATCATCCGTTACCGGAAGATACCTTATTAAACGTGAACGTGCCGGATTTACCGATTGCCGAATTGAAAGGTTATCAATCTACTCGCCTCGGGCAACGGCACAAAGCGGAAGCAGTGATACGCTCTCAGGATCCGCGCGGCCACGTTATTTATTGGGTGGGCCCGCCCGGTAGCGAACAAGATGCCGGCCCTGGTACCGATTTCGATGCGATACGAAACGGGTACGTGTCGGTAACGCCGTTACAATTGGATTTAACCCGCTATGAGCGATTGGAAGGATTGAGGGACTGGCTAGCACTGGAGGTGCCATTATGA
- a CDS encoding protein-L-isoaspartate(D-aspartate) O-methyltransferase, which yields MSRRIQGIGMTSRRTRERMISRLREQGIYNSKVLAAMADTPRHIFVDEALESRAYEDTALPIGHNQTISQPYIVAKMTELLLERGPLNKVLEIGTGCGYQTAILAKLVEQLYSVERIAPLMKKARDTLWELNIKTVGFKHTDGGWGWPEHAPFDGILAAAAPAEIPEALLEQMAVGAVMVIPVGLEGVQELHRITRTEHGFEDEAIERVSFVPFLSGVSQ from the coding sequence ATGAGTCGACGTATCCAAGGTATAGGCATGACTTCGCGGCGGACTAGAGAGCGGATGATTTCTCGGCTGCGTGAACAAGGTATTTACAACAGCAAGGTCTTGGCGGCAATGGCAGACACGCCGAGACATATTTTTGTTGATGAAGCGCTGGAAAGCCGGGCTTACGAGGATACTGCATTGCCTATCGGCCACAATCAAACTATATCCCAGCCGTACATTGTCGCCAAAATGACGGAATTGCTACTGGAAAGAGGTCCTTTGAACAAAGTGCTGGAAATCGGTACAGGCTGTGGGTATCAAACCGCAATACTAGCCAAGCTGGTAGAGCAGCTATATTCGGTGGAACGGATCGCGCCGTTGATGAAAAAAGCCAGAGATACATTGTGGGAGTTGAATATCAAAACCGTGGGGTTTAAACATACCGACGGCGGCTGGGGTTGGCCTGAACATGCGCCATTTGATGGTATTTTGGCGGCTGCGGCCCCGGCGGAGATTCCAGAAGCATTGCTTGAGCAAATGGCCGTGGGGGCGGTGATGGTCATTCCGGTTGGTCTGGAGGGTGTGCAAGAATTGCATCGGATAACCCGTACCGAACATGGCTTTGAAGACGAAGCGATAGAGCGTGTCAGTTTTGTGCCGTTTTTATCCGGTGTCAGTCAATAG